Within Rissa tridactyla isolate bRisTri1 chromosome 4, bRisTri1.patW.cur.20221130, whole genome shotgun sequence, the genomic segment TCTGAGTGCTGTTACCCATGTTGTCAAATCTCCGTGATGACTTTGCATGTGAACAGAGAGTCAGGATCATCTGTGCCACCTCCAGCGTGCTCTGAAGGGCTTGCTGTCTGCACCTTGGACAGACAGCCTGCCTGTCTCCCACGGGAAAGAAGTCGTGACAGGTCTGAATGATCCCAGTAGCATTTCACGGGAGCTCTAGCATCTTTTCTGGGTTTCCTAGCGTGTAGCCCTGTCAGGTCAGAGACCTGGACAGCCTTCAGGAGTGGCAGCATTCACAGGGGAATCTGGAATGGGGTCAGTGATTGGAGGCAGGTGGGATGCAGGAAACGAAACTAATCCATATctggagtatttattttttctttttttttttttttccctccctccccaaatctGTTTCAGCAACTGTACCAGATCCTGACAGACTTTGATATTCGGTTTTATATGTATGAGCTGCTGAAGGTGAGTGGCATTGTATATGGCAGTCTGGATGGGGAGACCAGGAATGAGAGTGGCAGTAGCGGGGCTGTGCTACTAAGTGGTTACTTATTTCATATGTTCAATGCAGAATCCATGTCTCATAACCCAGGAAGGTCTGGGAAGACATCTGGTTACCTGGCTTGTTGCTATGAGGTATTACAGCCAAATTGGGGACCTTTGGTGACCTCCAAAGAGTCTCTGATTCTCTGAGGACTGTTCTTCCCTCGTGAAGCATTTGTGATTGTTAGTCACCTGGTAGGGCTGTGCTTGTTCTCCCCGTGTCTCTAGCACCATTGGGCTGCTATGAGGAAGATCGACTCCCTCCCATCCAGACGCAGTACAAGCTCCGAGGGGCATTTGCAGGGCTGGGGAACCGAGGACTCTTTAGCATGCTAGGGACAGCGGAAGAGAGGGATTGCCAGCTCCAGGCTTTCTTCGGCAGTATTCAAATGCAGCCCCAGAAGGTGACTTCTGCCCACTTGGTCTTAGACCCCTCTGTCTCTAGGTGGGGGATCTAGGCTACTTCAAGAAAAAGCTGACCATCTTGGTGCCCTGTGGTCACAGAACCCCGGGGATGTGGTCTTGGGGAACAAAGCTTCTGGTTATGCTACCTGTTATGTGTTGATATAATGCTGGTATTTTCCTTTGAGACCTCCCAGCCAAAGCTTTCCCTGCCCTTCTGGTGAAGGGCGAGGGCTGCCTCCTCTTTACTAGCCTAGCTTCCACCTCCATGTGGAAATGCTCATGGAGCCCTATGGCAGATCTGTGAGACCTGCTGCGCTGCCCCTCTGGGGTCTCTGGCTGCAGGACATGGGACCCAGCAGGGTGTTAGGGAGAGCTGACAGGTTTCGGCTGATCGCGGGGCTGCTctgtgctgacctgctggagcagcagcttggCTGTGTTGGGTCCTAGCAGGGCCTCGGGACTTCTGGGCTGGCACTTTGCATGTCCCCTGCCTCTGGAAATGAGTGGTACAGGCTAGGGAAAGCCCTTTGTGCTCCAGGACTTGGTGACTACAGGAGACTTCCTGAAACAAATCTAGTGGGCTTGGTGGAGGCTTTCTTCTCTGCACCTGTCTGCAAGGGAAACACCTTCCTACTGGAGGTTGGAGGGAgcctgaggcagcccaggattAGGGTTGAGGGGTGACGAGGTTTAGATGATCCAGCCTTGAGACAAGCAAGACACTAGAACAGTCTCATCTCTGGAAGCGGTTTGTCCAGCCTGTTATAGATCTCCTGTACTGGAGATCCCAGGACCACCATTTGCTGTGACCCCTGGTGGTTGCGAAGCCACGTGTCATTACAGGGATATTCCCTGAGGCTTTGCTGTGATGGAAGCTGCCTCCTCTGTTTCCCACTGTGGCAGGGGCCCAAGGACGGTGCTACTTCCCTGGCACTGGTGTCTTGGATATTGAATGACTGCAGGCTATACCCTCCTTCCATGCTGCTGGAGATCTCAGAGCATCTGATAAGTGGTGACGGATGGATCTCCCTCCCCCTTGGAGATGACAAAACAACATTCTCACCCCCTTGCTCAAGGGAACAGctgcgggggtgggggtgagtgGTGCAAGGTCATGGAGCTGGAGAGCTTATGTGTGCTCCTGCCTTCAAGCTTTAAGCAGCAGGGCCCTCCCTCGCATGCCGTCACCTGCCTTTTGTAAGCGCAGGTTTGGCTTAAACGAGCAGGGCAGAGGTAACTTTCTAGCTTAATGTGTTTCCGCAAGTGGAAACCTGCACTGGAAGGCCATAAAACTGTATGCATGTAAGAATCGTCCTCTTCTGGGGAAGAGAGTGTGGCCGAGGAAGCACAGGGCTACCCAGGTTGGAGCGTTTGGCTTGTCATCAGGTGGGCCGCCTCTCTGCATCGAGTTCTTCAAAGACTCTGCAGGGAACACGATTGCAGGACTGTACTGGGACACGAGGTCAATAGTCTTGTTGCCAGCTTGTCACTTCATCGTGTGCTGAAAATGCCAGTTCCTTGTGCCAGGGTTGCGGCATTTCCTCCTGGACAGGGCAGCCTTGCTCCTGGCTGAGAACTGTCTGTTATATTGTTAGTGCTGCGTCTGTGCTTACAGACGTGCCTTAACGTGTGTGCCTATGTCTGCCAGGCGCTGGATTACTGTCACAGCATGGGGATCATGCACAGGGACGTCAAACCCCACAACGTCATGATAGACCACCAACAGAAAAAGGTACTGTGGCACCAGGGCTTACAAGCAGTGTTTTTCCAGGGAAACTTGAAACTTTGCCGCCTGTAGCCTGGGCAGCTGGGCTTACCCCTTTTACCTTTATTGTCTCCCCGCACCGGGTTTCTTTGCTGAGAGGAGCAGGCCTGGGCTGTTAATCTCTGCCTGGGGAGCTACGGCAGTAGGGTGTAGAGGCCCTGGCCAGAAGAAGGGTGGCCTTGTCTGAAACACACGTGGATATTTTCACTTAGGGAATTTTAAGCTCTTCCTGTATTACAGCCAGCGTGTCCTGCAGTGGCTTCCTCACTTCTGGGGCATGCTAGTTAGATCACAGGTAACGTTGGTTTCCCGCTTGCTACCGGGAAATGGGCAGCACAGGGAGCTTCCCCACCCCGTCCTGGTACTCGTACCTCGTTGGGTGGTGTGTCTCCCTGTCTGCCCAGGGATTTGCAGCAGCTGGTCCCCAGGTCCGTCCCTCTCCGTCAGCGGTGGCTGGGCAGGCAAGGCAAGGTTTATATGGCAGGGGAAATCTCTTACTAAACCTGCTGTCTGTCAGTAACAGGGAAGGTCGTCCATCCCTGTGGCTGCAGAGGAGATGGTCTGCCTTGCAGGATGTGGTGGGGCCCCCTCCTACCTCCTTTCCTGCTCCCAGTGAAAATCAGTActgccttcagcccagccccTCTAAACAGCAGGATAAGGTTGGTTTTTGCCCATTCCCTAGTATGCAGTGACCTATCCACCATAGCTGCTGGTGCTGGTAAGGAGCCAGTTGTCCAGCAGTGACAGTGTGCTTGGACtcaggaggcaggggagctctctAAGCTGGGCTTTGCCTCACCAGCTAGCgatgggggaaagggaagagccTGACCAGAGCACTGCTGAGAGCATCTCCTGTCCCCGGAGTGCCTCCCGGCATCCTGGGCTCCACACTCGCATCACAGGATTGAGAGGTTTGGCCAACGTGGCTTCACTGAAGTGGCTCGTACTGAGGCTCCTGACTCTGTGTCTCTTTATCGCATGTTCAGCTGCGGCTCATAGACTGGGGTCTGGCCGAATTCTACCATCCAGCTCAGGAATACAATGTCCGTGTGGCCTCTAGGTACTTCAAAGGACCAGAGCTCCTTGTGGATTACCAAGTAAGAGTCTGCCTCCTCCTTGCTAGCCAGTGATACCACTTGTGGTTGCACTTTGGCTGCCTTTGGGTTGTCTGGTTTTGCCTGCCAGGGCATTGCCTGGGTTGGAAAGAGGCTGGCTGTGAAGTGGAAAGGCTGAGGCCGCCTGTGTGGCTGGGGAACCGGGCTGTGGTGAGCACGCCTTTTCTGAcagcttctcctttttcccctcagatgTATGACTACAGCTTAGACATGTGGAGTTTAGGCTGTATGCTGGCAAGCATGATCTTCCGAAAGGAGCCCTTCTTCCATGGCCAGGACAATTATGACCAAGTAAAGACTTTGCTACCTGGCTTGTTTCTTGAGACGTTTGTCACTGCCTCATCTCTGTGTGTATAGTGGGGAGGTTCTGGGGATTGGACTGCCAGGCTGGGAGGATGTTGCTGTGTGCTTAGTTAAGCCATCTGGGATTATGCCTCACTGCCTTGTGTAGGAGACTTGTCTTCTGCACGTCTTGCAAAAACAAGTTTCAAGGGAGATATTCCTTCCATCTGGGATGTTTCCAGAAGGAGAGCTCTTAGATTtgggcagctctgcctctgcgAGAGGAGTGGCCTGCCCTTCTGCTCTCTCTCAACATGCCTTTTGTTCCAGCTGGTTCGCATCGCAAAGGTCCTGGGCACAGATGAGCTGTATGGGTATCTCAAGAAGTACCACATAGAACTGGACCCGCACTTCAATGATATCCTGGGCCAGTAAGTGGAGAAGTGAAATGCAGCCTTTTTTCCTTACAACACAGTGAGAGAGATAAGTTGACGTCCATCCCCTTGAAGGACTCTCAGCAAGGGCCTGCTTTGATCTTCTGGGTCACAGTGCTGCTTGCAGGCTTCCCATCTGGCTACTTATGCCATCTCAGGAGGCCACTGAAATGCAGGCCGTTTCCTTTTGCCTCTCCCATGATCCGCGAGACatcccctctttcttccttctgcttgttGACATCCTGGGAGTGGAGATGTAGGCACTGGAGTTGAGTGTGGGACGAGGGGCTCAAAATTTCCCAGTTGAGATTCCTGAGTAGGATGCGAGGTGGATGGGATAGCAAGGACAGCTTCTGTGAGACTGGCTGGCAAGCCAGAGCACCTCTGCTCCCAAGGGTGTCGCCCTGCATGCCGTTGTCTAGTCCCTGTAGGCAGAACGGAATGCGCAATATTGTGcctttcccaggtgcaggacatcCACACAATTGTGTACCTAAAGAAAGAGGTGTTTTCCCCCTTTGGCAAGTGCTTGCTGAGCAGTAGCTTGTGCAAGGAAGAGCTGTAGGCAGTGTCCGTCACAGCTGTCTCTTCTCAGAAGTGGATAGTGGCAGGTGATTTCCCCGGGGACCTCTGGGTAGCGCTGTGCTGGTCAGAGCTGGCCAATGACAGCTGGTCCCTTTGCAGGCATTCCCGAAAGCGCTGGGAGAACTTCATCCACAGTGAGAACAGACACCTGGTCAGTCCTGAAGTCCTAGACCTCCTGGACAAGCTCCTGCGATATGACCATCAACAGAGGCTGACCGCCAAGGAGGCGATGGAGCACCCCTATTTCTGTGAGTCTGTGGAGAAGCTGGGACCAGCTGGGACGGAGAGGGGTCTTGGGTCGCAGGGGCAAATTCCATCTCCCTGCTCTGCGAAAGCCTTAGCAGCGGTGTGGGTTTCGAGGGCAGTTTCTCTGGAAGGGTTTGCCAGGGTGGAGCTTCCGCTTTATTAAATGCTGTTTCCCCTTCCTGCCTGGTCTGTGTCTCCTGCAGATCCAGTGGTGAAGGAGCagtcccagcccagctcagaaAACGCTGTGCTGTCCAGTGGCCTGACAACAGCACGATGAAGACTGGAAAACGACGGGTAATTCAAGATgtttacaaataaaagcaaaaccttcAGTCACACAGTGAAGGGAAAAGAACcaaggaccccccccccctccttacCCTCCCCTTTATACTCGGCAGAAATCTAACCTTGGTGGGGGGGTCATAAACCTCAGTTCCTCTCTGGTGGTTGTGGTTAATGTAACTCTAACCCTGTGGTACCAAAGCCCTGGGCAAATGGTCTTGCAAGAGCTAAACATGTAGTGATATCCCCAGGGCTCAACACAACTGATTCTGGTTCACATCTCTATGgatccttctcttccttctcagtCCAGCCTTCCCTGCCACGCTGGTGGGGACAAATTGGTCGTTCCACCATCAGCCCTTAGCATGCCTCTTTCTAAACATGCCTTTCTGACTCGTAGACTGGATGAACCAAATTCAGGCTGGGGGTCAGCAGGTGCAGCTCCGTTTTGAGATCCAAGTCCTACTGCTCACTCTGGGCTCGAATTTGGCCTTCGAATTCCAGTTTCAATTGTGAAGGCCAGGGgcggctggggggaggagggaggttaTCAAAAAAACAACCCGCAAACCCAGCAGCATCTCAGGATTGGTTTGAAGCATTAAAAGGAAGGCACTGATCCGAGTCGCTGGGGAGAGGTGAGATCCTCCCTCCAAGTGTGTTTGACAAAGGCTCGCTCTGAGAAGAAACTCAATAGACCTGCTTTGGAAACTTGTGAATGAGGGCTGCTCTTGTGGCAGGAGTGGGGAGGGACTATCCAGACTTTCCCACCGAGCTCAGGAAAGTCGGTGTTGCAAGATTTCTTGTGATAGGTGTGCAACCACGTACCTCATGACGTGGCTCCCATGAGAATTCGTGCCAGACGCAGACTTGTGCCAGAGCACAGCTCTGGAGCCGTTTGGTCCAGCACCGCAGGATGGAGGAGTGGGGAGGAGGCCAGGGAGGAGagcgcagggagggggaaggatcAGCAAACGGCAGCGTGGTCCGTTGGGTAGGGGGCTGTGCAGCTACCCATCCAGGACTTGGGATCCCACGTAGTGTTTTAACAAAGTCAGCCTTTTGTTGAATTCCAGGGTGCCGATCCTgttgtggggggtggggggttcgTCTTGCGGGTTCTTTCATCAGATCCCTCGATGGCTTTGTAGCCCCACGGTTCACAGTTGCCTCCTCTACTTGTTCTGTGTGTAACTTCATCAAGTGG encodes:
- the CSNK2A2 gene encoding casein kinase II subunit alpha' isoform X1: MPGPAAGSRARVYAEVNSLRSREYWDYEAHVPSWGNQDDYQLVRKLGRGKYSEVFEAINITNNERVVVKILKPVKKKKIKREVKILENLRGGTNIINLIDTVKDPVSKTPALVFEYINNTDFKQLYQILTDFDIRFYMYELLKALDYCHSMGIMHRDVKPHNVMIDHQQKKLRLIDWGLAEFYHPAQEYNVRVASRYFKGPELLVDYQMYDYSLDMWSLGCMLASMIFRKEPFFHGQDNYDQLVRIAKVLGTDELYGYLKKYHIELDPHFNDILGQHSRKRWENFIHSENRHLVSPEVLDLLDKLLRYDHQQRLTAKEAMEHPYFYPVVKEQSQPSSENAVLSSGLTTAR
- the CSNK2A2 gene encoding casein kinase II subunit alpha' isoform X3 — translated: MSCPFSTLQPSSKWEATAEPVKKKKIKREVKILENLRGGTNIINLIDTVKDPVSKTPALVFEYINNTDFKQLYQILTDFDIRFYMYELLKALDYCHSMGIMHRDVKPHNVMIDHQQKKLRLIDWGLAEFYHPAQEYNVRVASRYFKGPELLVDYQMYDYSLDMWSLGCMLASMIFRKEPFFHGQDNYDQLVRIAKVLGTDELYGYLKKYHIELDPHFNDILGQHSRKRWENFIHSENRHLVSPEVLDLLDKLLRYDHQQRLTAKEAMEHPYFYPVVKEQSQPSSENAVLSSGLTTAR
- the CSNK2A2 gene encoding casein kinase II subunit alpha' isoform X2, coding for MPGPAAGSRARVYAEVNSLRSREYWDYEAHVPSWGNQDDYQLVRKLGRGKYSEVFEAINITNNERVVVKILKPVKKKKIKREVKILENLRGGTNIINLIDTVKDPVSKTPALVFEYINNTDFKALDYCHSMGIMHRDVKPHNVMIDHQQKKLRLIDWGLAEFYHPAQEYNVRVASRYFKGPELLVDYQMYDYSLDMWSLGCMLASMIFRKEPFFHGQDNYDQLVRIAKVLGTDELYGYLKKYHIELDPHFNDILGQHSRKRWENFIHSENRHLVSPEVLDLLDKLLRYDHQQRLTAKEAMEHPYFYPVVKEQSQPSSENAVLSSGLTTAR